One Mesorhizobium sp. J428 DNA segment encodes these proteins:
- a CDS encoding ABC-F family ATP-binding cassette domain-containing protein: MPILSFHAVFCATPDGTSLFNTIDLSFGAERTGIVGRNGSGKSTLLKLATGELAPLAGTVTRAGTIRVLRQELPAGPGQTVAGAFGVAGALAQLRRALAGEGSADDVAQADWTLEERLAEALAAVGLAGMELERPLSSLSGGQRTRIALAALTFDRPDMILLDEPTNNLDAAGRALVGRILARWRGGAVVVSHDRALLRQMDRIVELSGLGAKVYGGNWDLYAERKAEELANAESALASAERQAKLAEEKIQLARERKARRDAAGQKARARGGQAPILLDAQKERAEQSGGRGGNLAARQRAEATAALEEARANVERARNLSFALPGTGLPAGRAVLTFDHVTGGYDPQRPVVRDVSFSIVGPERVAITGANGSGKTTVLRLASGDLAPLFGTVVPHVPFAMLDQHVRLLDPDRTLVDNFRRINPQDNDNMCRAALARFLFRADEALKTPAELSGGEKLRAGLACVLGGSTPPALLILDEPTNHLDLHSVAAIESALERCDGALLVVSHDEDFLESLDIGRRIALA; this comes from the coding sequence ATGCCCATTCTCTCGTTCCACGCCGTCTTCTGCGCCACGCCTGACGGCACCAGCCTTTTCAATACCATCGATCTCTCCTTCGGCGCGGAGCGCACCGGCATCGTCGGGCGCAACGGCTCCGGCAAGTCGACGCTGCTCAAGCTCGCGACGGGCGAACTCGCTCCGCTTGCGGGGACGGTGACGCGCGCGGGAACGATCCGCGTCCTGCGGCAGGAGCTGCCCGCCGGTCCAGGTCAGACGGTGGCCGGCGCCTTCGGCGTTGCCGGCGCGCTCGCGCAATTGCGCCGGGCGCTGGCCGGCGAAGGCTCCGCCGATGATGTGGCGCAGGCCGACTGGACGCTGGAGGAGCGGCTGGCCGAGGCGCTCGCCGCCGTCGGTCTCGCCGGCATGGAGCTGGAGCGGCCGCTGTCGTCGCTGAGCGGGGGCCAGCGCACGCGCATTGCGCTCGCCGCGCTGACCTTCGATCGCCCCGACATGATCCTGTTGGACGAGCCCACCAACAATCTCGATGCGGCCGGCCGCGCGCTGGTCGGGCGGATTCTGGCGCGATGGCGGGGCGGGGCCGTCGTGGTCAGTCACGACCGCGCCCTCCTGCGGCAGATGGACCGCATCGTCGAACTCTCCGGCCTCGGCGCGAAGGTTTATGGCGGCAACTGGGACCTTTACGCCGAGCGCAAGGCCGAGGAACTTGCCAATGCGGAATCGGCCCTTGCGTCGGCCGAGCGGCAGGCGAAGCTCGCCGAGGAGAAAATCCAGCTTGCGCGCGAGCGGAAGGCGAGGCGGGATGCAGCCGGCCAGAAGGCGCGCGCCCGCGGCGGACAGGCGCCGATCCTGCTCGATGCACAGAAGGAACGGGCCGAGCAGAGCGGGGGGCGCGGCGGCAACCTCGCCGCGCGACAGCGCGCGGAGGCGACGGCCGCATTGGAGGAGGCGCGCGCCAATGTCGAGCGGGCGAGAAACCTGTCCTTCGCACTTCCGGGCACAGGCCTCCCGGCGGGACGGGCGGTGCTTACCTTCGACCATGTGACCGGCGGATACGATCCACAGCGGCCGGTGGTGCGGGACGTTAGCTTTTCCATCGTCGGGCCGGAGCGTGTGGCGATCACCGGTGCGAACGGATCGGGCAAGACGACCGTGTTGCGGCTTGCCTCGGGAGATCTCGCGCCATTGTTCGGTACCGTCGTGCCGCATGTGCCCTTTGCCATGCTCGACCAGCATGTGCGGCTGCTTGATCCGGACCGGACGCTCGTCGACAATTTCCGGCGGATCAATCCACAGGACAACGACAATATGTGCCGCGCCGCGCTTGCGCGCTTCCTGTTCAGGGCGGACGAGGCGCTGAAGACGCCCGCCGAACTCAGCGGCGGCGAGAAGCTGCGCGCCGGCCTGGCCTGCGTTCTGGGCGGAAGCACGCCGCCGGCGCTGCTCATCCTCGACGAACCGACCAACCATCTCGACCTTCATTCGGTCGCCGCGATCGAATCCGCGCTGGAGCGGTGCGACGGCGCCTTGCTGGTCGTCAGCCATGACGAGGATTTCCTCGAAAGCCTGGACATCGGCCGGCGCATCGCCCTTGCATAA
- a CDS encoding aa3-type cytochrome c oxidase subunit IV has product MADHSPTGPVEMGAKMDYSEHEKTYSLFIHLVKYGTVVCAALMIAMAFGFFAGGGFVSSTILFVLICAVGIFLLR; this is encoded by the coding sequence ATGGCTGATCATTCGCCGACGGGTCCGGTCGAGATGGGCGCGAAGATGGACTACTCCGAGCATGAGAAGACCTATTCGCTCTTCATCCATCTCGTGAAATACGGCACGGTCGTCTGCGCAGCGCTGATGATCGCCATGGCGTTCGGTTTCTTCGCCGGCGGCGGATTCGTCTCCTCGACCATCCTGTTCGTCCTGATCTGCGCAGTCGGGATTTTCCTGCTTCGCTAG